The Dehalococcoidia bacterium genome contains the following window.
CCAACTGATGTTGAGATCGTCGACTATCATTAGAAGAATGAGGTAGCAGGAGAAATGTTCAGAAGAGCAGTTCACCCCGGGGAGATTCTAGACAACCTTTGCTCGTGAGATCGATGTGCCTCCAAACCGTGTCAGCCAGATAATCTCGGGCAAGCGCTCTGTGACCAGCGACACCGCCCTCCGGTTTGGACACTGGTTCGGAGTCGACCCGCAGTTCTGGCTCAATCTGCAGACTCAGTTTGACTTGGCTGAAGCAGAGCTACGAATTGGCGCCGCAGTGCGGCAGCTGCCAACGGCGAGTACCGGATGATTGTCGTTAGCGGCGGCCTTCTGCCATCTCTGATGCATCCGGGTGGCGGCGCAGCATCCATAGTGACACGAGTCCGGCTACTGCGAGCAGTCCGTTGAACCCGAACGCCAGTCCCCAGCCTGCTGCACCCTCGACGATATCGAGTATTCCCCCGGCCAGTATTGGCGCGATTGCCCCGACTGTGAACCCGATGAAGTTCTGGACTCCCTGCGTCGACCCAATCCGGTTCGCCGGTGCGAGCTCAGTCGCAGCCGTGGAGTAGATCGCCGAGTCGGCTGCCGTGGCAAAACCGTACACGAATCCCAGCGCTATCAGCACGATCAGCGGTGCCCCCAGCAGCCATCCTACAACGAACGACACTGCCCCACTGACGGCGAATATGACCCCTGCGCCAGCTGTGCGCCCGAGCCGGTCGGAGAGCATTCCGCCGAGGAATACACCCACGCTGCCACTCATGAACATGAGGCCCGCCCAGGTCGCAGCTATGACTGCCGCCTCACCCGGCTCGCGACCACTCTCCATGAGCGCGGCCACCAGTAGCAGAGGGAGCCACAGCCTTGCGAGATATAGCTCTGCCGTGTGGAGCGCGTAGGCGAGGTTCAGCAGAAGAATCGACCCGCCCTTGAGAATTCTCAGGTCAGGCCCCCATGATCTCGGCGAGTTAGTCATGTCCTCGTCTGAGCGCCTGTCGCGCACCACCCACAGGGCTATTGCGACCCCGACCAGTCCCACCAGCGAGGTGATAAGATACGCAGTCCGCCACGAATCGGTCAGGTCTAGCAGCAGACCTGTAAAGGCGTAGGAACCCGTCGTACCCACAAAGCCGATGCTGACGAACGTACCCACCGCCGTCCCGCGCATACTGCCTGCGAATCTCAGCGAAACCAGCCTGACTCCTGGAATGTACGCGCCAACGTGTCCCGCGCCTGCCGCACATCTGAGCAGTGATGCCGTCCAGATGTCGCGGGCAAGCAACGGGAACAGCACGTTGGCGACGGCCATGACCACGATGCTGGCAAGCAGCACCTTCCTGGCCGGAACCCGGTCGGTGACTGGAAGCAGGAAGACAGCGGACAGCGCGCTGCCCACGAGGTACGCGCTGAAGACGACAGCCGCCTCCGTATTGTTCATCGACCATTCGTCCCGCACGAACGGCACAGAGACGATGTAGCTGGAGAACGGAAGAAGCGTCAGGAGCAGCGTGGAGCTGATCGCAGTCAGCCACAGAATGTCCGACCAGCTCACCAGCCCAAATCGGACCCTTGCCCCGGACTCTTTGTCAGTTGCCATAGTGAATCACCGATCTCGCCCGCCATGTTACCCTATTGCAATCACATGGCAGGTTGGGCGCTGGGCGTGCCAACCAGGCCCAACGAGTACCATGCGTCCGTCTCCCATGACGACCAGCCTGCGACCCATCGCAGCCCTCGCGGTTGTGGCATTGTTCACGCTCACCTTCGCGTGCTCTTCGGACGAAACACCGGAGGCCACAGACGACTCCTCCAGTGCCACAGTGCCTGCATTCGAGAGCGTCGCCCCCTCAGTTCTGGGCTCGCTATTCCAAGTGTCTAATTACAGGCCGGGAGTCGCGATTTTCGACTACGACCGCGACGGCGACTTCGACTTCTACCTGACGCAGCAGGCCGGTCGCCCCAACCGCCTGTTCCGCAACGACGGCGAGATGACGTTCATCGATGTCGCGGACGAGGCAGGTGTAGCTGCCAAAGATCAGGGTTCGAGCGGTGTGGTCGCCTGCGACCTCAACAACGACGGCTACCAGGACCTCTACGTTGGCGGTCGCGGCGTCGAGGGCGACGGCCTCGACTTTCGTTCGGCGGAGACTGGCGACGAGGAGCTGCGGGCGGCACACGCCGATAAGCTCCTGATGAATCTCGGAGACGGCACATTCGAGGACATCTCCGAGATTGCGTTTGGCGGATCTCCAAACATTCGCTCGGCCGCGACAGTGACGTGCGCCGACGTCGATCTCGACGGATGGCTCGACATCTTCGTTGCCAACCTCGTCGACGAGGACTTCTTCTTTCTGGGAGGACCCAACCATCCGGGCCACTTCAACGTGATGCTGCGCAACAGGGGCGACGGAACTTTCGAGGACGTTTCAGAGTCCGCTGGAGTTCGCGGAGACCAGGTCTGGATGCGCGACCAGTCTGGCGCTCCCGTGACCTTCACCGACGAGTCAGGGGTCAGCTACGAGGGGTATGACCCGTCACACGTGGACCGGGAAGGCAACCGCGTCGCCGACCCCACCGGCCCCTCGCACGGCGCCGTCTTCTTCGACTACAACGACGACCGGCTGCCGGACCTCTGGGTTGCAACAGATGGCGATCACCTGGAGCTCTACCGGAACCGGTCGACTCAGGGTTCAATCAGCTTTGAACCAGTTGCACAGCAGATGGGCTTTCCCAAGGTCGGCAACTGGATGGGGTTTGCGGTCGGCGACTACAACGCCGACGGACAGCTCGACGTGTTCGCCTCAAACGTCGGCTATCACCTTCGGCTCGGCCCGCCCCAGCCTAGTCCGGGTCCGGACTGCAAGTACAATGAGCAGTTCGCGTGGGGATCGTGCCTGAACGCCTTGTTCAGGCTGAATGAGAAAGGCGCCTTCGAGGACGTCGCTCCTGAGATCAACGTGGAACCGAGCGCTCTCATGCCTCCCAAGTCACTCGACCCCGAGAACATCGATCCGGCGTGGCCTGTCCCAACGGGGCTATCTGCGTACGACTTCGGCTACGGTGCGACGTTCTTCGACATGGACAACGACGGCTACGAAGACCTCTACTGGCTCGGCTCGGAGCTTGCAGCAGGAGGCGGCCCGGGAGGCAGCGTGTACCCNNNNNNNNNNNNNNNNNNNNNNNNNNNNNNNNNNNNNNNNNNNNNNNNNNNNNNNNNNNNNNNNNNNNNNNNNNNNNNNNNNNNNNNNNNNNNNNNNNNNNNNNCAGGACCCGGTCGCATTCAAGCTGTCCGCCAAGTACCACGAGAACGGCAAGGGCGTCGCGCACGGCGACCTCAACGGCGACGGCTACGTCGACCTCATCGGCACTAACAGCAGCGGCCTCGACTTCGGAGGTGACGGCCAGCAGTATAACTGGGTGCCCGGACCTCTGTTCATGTGGGTCAACCAGCCGGGCGACAACAACTGGATCACCCTCAGGCTCCAGGGCCGAATGGCGATCGACGGCACCGGAAGCAACGCCGACGGCATCGGGGCAAGGGTCCACCTCACGGCCTCGGTCTCTGACGGCGACAGCCCGCTGACCCAGGTACGTGAGGTCAAAGCCGGTTCCAGCTACATCTCGATGGACACCGTTGAATTGGAGTTCGGCCTGGGGAACGCAACTACCGTCGACGAGATTGTGATCACGTGGCCCAGCGGACGCACTCAGGTGTTAACGGATGTTGCCGTCAACCAGGTACTGTCGGTTTCTGAACCTGAGCAGTAGTCGGAGGACGTCGGGCCGATTACTTGAGGCAGCCTCCCGAGAGCCTAAACATGTCCGACCCGCATCTGCCTGTACAGACCGATGGCGGTGGCAACCAGGTTCGGCGCGAGCACTGCCCATAGGATCGCGGTAGCAGTCACATCGTTGCTCTCGTACGACACGTACGGATCGATGACCGTCTTGTAGCCGTATGCAGCCCAGGCCGCGGCGACTCCCAATAGCTCCCACCCCAGCACATGAGGCGAACGGAGCTTGGGGGCGATTTCAGACCCGAGCCAACCCAGCGCCGTCCCCACTCCTGCGGCAGTCCCTATACCGCAAAACAGCATGACCACGTACACATCGCTCG
Protein-coding sequences here:
- a CDS encoding MFS transporter — its product is MATDKESGARVRFGLVSWSDILWLTAISSTLLLTLLPFSSYIVSVPFVRDEWSMNNTEAAVVFSAYLVGSALSAVFLLPVTDRVPARKVLLASIVVMAVANVLFPLLARDIWTASLLRCAAGAGHVGAYIPGVRLVSLRFAGSMRGTAVGTFVSIGFVGTTGSYAFTGLLLDLTDSWRTAYLITSLVGLVGVAIALWVVRDRRSDEDMTNSPRSWGPDLRILKGGSILLLNLAYALHTAELYLARLWLPLLLVAALMESGREPGEAAVIAATWAGLMFMSGSVGVFLGGMLSDRLGRTAGAGVIFAVSGAVSFVVGWLLGAPLIVLIALGFVYGFATAADSAIYSTAATELAPANRIGSTQGVQNFIGFTVGAIAPILAGGILDIVEGAAGWGLAFGFNGLLAVAGLVSLWMLRRHPDASEMAEGRR
- a CDS encoding VCBS repeat-containing protein encodes the protein MTTSLRPIAALAVVALFTLTFACSSDETPEATDDSSSATVPAFESVAPSVLGSLFQVSNYRPGVAIFDYDRDGDFDFYLTQQAGRPNRLFRNDGEMTFIDVADEAGVAAKDQGSSGVVACDLNNDGYQDLYVGGRGVEGDGLDFRSAETGDEELRAAHADKLLMNLGDGTFEDISEIAFGGSPNIRSAATVTCADVDLDGWLDIFVANLVDEDFFFLGGPNHPGHFNVMLRNRGDGTFEDVSESAGVRGDQVWMRDQSGAPVTFTDESGVSYEGYDPSHVDREGNRVADPTGPSHGAVFFDYNDDRLPDLWVATDGDHLELYRNRSTQGSISFEPVAQQMGFPKVGNWMGFAVGDYNADGQLDVFASNVGYHLRLGPPQPSPGPDCKYNEQFAWGSCLNALFRLNEKGAFEDVAPEINVEPSALMPPKSLDPENIDPAWPVPTGLSAYDFGYGATFFDMDNDGYEDLYWLGSELAAGGGPGGSVYP
- a CDS encoding ASPIC/UnbV domain-containing protein — its product is QDPVAFKLSAKYHENGKGVAHGDLNGDGYVDLIGTNSSGLDFGGDGQQYNWVPGPLFMWVNQPGDNNWITLRLQGRMAIDGTGSNADGIGARVHLTASVSDGDSPLTQVREVKAGSSYISMDTVELEFGLGNATTVDEIVITWPSGRTQVLTDVAVNQVLSVSEPEQ